Proteins encoded within one genomic window of Tabrizicola piscis:
- the trmD gene encoding tRNA (guanosine(37)-N1)-methyltransferase TrmD, translated as MSDPSDPSPPPGKSHGRLSVRASLTPRDLMEEPRIVRGAWTAKVITLFPEAFPGTLGLSLTGKALDFGLWRLDTIDLRPFGVGKHLNVDDTPAGGGAGMVLRPDVVDAALAAAAEGTPKDRSRWPVIYLSPRGKPFDQATARRLAQADGITLLCGRFEGVDQRVIDHHQIEEISLGDFILTGGEIAAIALIDATVRLIPRVLGNQASTEEESFSEGLLEFPQYTRPTDWQGRAIPEVLQSGHHANIATWRKTMAERLTKERRPDLWRAYCAAHGRDPNEDQEL; from the coding sequence ATGTCAGACCCAAGCGATCCCTCCCCCCCTCCGGGAAAAAGCCATGGCAGGCTGTCCGTCCGGGCCAGCCTGACGCCACGCGACTTGATGGAGGAACCCCGCATCGTCCGAGGGGCCTGGACCGCCAAGGTCATCACCCTGTTCCCCGAGGCATTTCCCGGCACGCTGGGCCTGTCGCTGACCGGCAAGGCGCTGGACTTCGGGCTTTGGCGGCTGGACACCATCGACCTGCGCCCCTTCGGCGTCGGCAAGCACCTGAACGTGGATGATACCCCCGCCGGCGGTGGGGCGGGCATGGTCTTGCGCCCCGATGTGGTCGATGCAGCCCTAGCCGCCGCCGCCGAAGGCACGCCAAAGGACCGCAGCCGCTGGCCGGTCATCTATCTGTCGCCCCGCGGCAAGCCCTTCGACCAGGCCACCGCCCGCCGCCTTGCCCAAGCCGACGGGATCACCCTGCTGTGCGGCCGTTTCGAAGGCGTGGACCAGCGCGTCATCGACCATCACCAGATCGAGGAAATCAGCCTTGGCGATTTCATCCTGACCGGAGGAGAGATCGCCGCAATCGCCTTGATTGATGCGACGGTCCGGCTTATACCCCGCGTGCTTGGGAATCAGGCCTCCACCGAAGAGGAAAGTTTTTCGGAAGGGCTGCTTGAATTTCCCCAGTACACTCGGCCGACCGACTGGCAAGGCCGCGCGATACCCGAAGTGCTTCAGTCGGGCCATCACGCGAACATCGCCACCTGGCGGAAGACCATGGCCGAAAGGCTGACGAAAGAACGCAGGCCTGACCTCTGGCGGGCTTACTGTGCGGCGCACGGTAGGGACCCGAATGAAGACCAAGAGCTCTAG
- the rpsP gene encoding 30S ribosomal protein S16, whose translation MSMKIRLARGGSKKRPFYSIVATDSRMPRDGRFLEKLGTYNPLLAKDDEKRVVMNLERVQYWLGQGAQPTDRIARMLEAAGARPKAARANLKSGTPGKAMAERAAKKAARAAEPAAEPAAE comes from the coding sequence ATGTCCATGAAAATCCGTCTGGCCCGTGGCGGCAGCAAAAAGCGCCCGTTCTATTCGATCGTCGCCACCGACAGCCGCATGCCGCGCGATGGCCGCTTTCTGGAAAAGCTGGGCACCTACAACCCGCTTCTCGCCAAGGACGATGAAAAGCGCGTCGTGATGAACCTGGAGCGTGTGCAGTACTGGCTTGGCCAGGGCGCCCAGCCCACCGACCGGATCGCCCGCATGCTGGAAGCCGCTGGTGCCCGCCCGAAAGCCGCCCGCGCCAACCTGAAGTCCGGCACCCCGGGCAAGGCGATGGCCGAGCGTGCCGCGAAGAAGGCCGCCCGCGCCGCCGAACCTGCTGCTGAACCGGCTGCCGAGTGA
- the rimM gene encoding ribosome maturation factor RimM (Essential for efficient processing of 16S rRNA) — protein MTDRICIGAIAGAFGITGEVRLKSFCSEPGDIGTYGPLFTEDGTRKFHITLTRPVAGGFGARIAGITTREEADALRGTSLFIDRGRLPSLPDDEFYHADLIGLEVMDTGGEALGKVVAVHNHGAGDIIEISSKRHKSALLLPFTKTIVPNVDLAAGRLIVDLPEESE, from the coding sequence ATGACCGACCGCATCTGTATCGGTGCCATTGCCGGAGCCTTCGGGATTACCGGTGAGGTACGACTGAAATCCTTCTGTTCGGAACCGGGGGATATTGGCACCTATGGCCCGCTGTTTACGGAAGACGGCACCCGGAAATTCCACATCACCCTGACCCGCCCCGTGGCGGGCGGTTTTGGCGCGCGGATCGCTGGCATCACCACGCGGGAAGAGGCCGATGCCCTGCGGGGCACCAGCCTGTTCATCGACCGGGGGCGGCTGCCCTCACTGCCTGATGACGAATTCTACCATGCCGATCTGATCGGTCTGGAGGTGATGGACACAGGAGGCGAAGCTTTGGGAAAAGTCGTGGCTGTCCACAACCATGGGGCTGGGGATATCATCGAAATATCCTCCAAGCGTCACAAATCGGCCCTGCTTTTGCCCTTTACCAAGACAATCGTGCCTAATGTCGACCTTGCGGCTGGTCGTTTGATTGTCGATCTGCCAGAGGAAAGTGAATAG
- a CDS encoding chorismate mutase — protein sequence MMDTAIKAAALLKEHRESIDRLDAILVYTLAERFKQTQAVGRLKAEHNLPPSDPDREARQMARLDQLAQEANLDPDLAKKFLTFIISEVIRHHEKLQK from the coding sequence ATGATGGATACAGCAATCAAAGCCGCAGCTCTGCTGAAAGAGCACCGCGAGTCCATCGACCGGCTGGACGCGATCCTGGTCTACACGCTTGCCGAACGCTTCAAGCAGACGCAGGCGGTGGGGCGGCTCAAGGCCGAACACAACCTGCCGCCCTCGGACCCCGACCGTGAGGCGCGGCAGATGGCGCGGCTGGACCAACTGGCGCAAGAGGCGAACCTTGACCCCGACCTCGCCAAGAAATTCCTGACCTTCATCATCAGTGAAGTCATCAGGCATCACGAGAAACTGCAGAAATAA
- the bluB gene encoding 5,6-dimethylbenzimidazole synthase — protein sequence MRWRRDVRRFRTTPVPPDILARSLAAFASAPSVGLSEPWRILQIESQIARQACHANFRDSNAVALDGQSGEKARLYSQLKLSGMAEAPVHLAVFCDDGTAKGAGLGAATMPETRAYSVVGAITLFWLALRSEGLGLGWVSILDPDRLARDLAVPEDWRFIGYLCIGWPEEEDTVPELERSGWESRAATLHLETR from the coding sequence ATGCGGTGGCGGCGCGACGTGCGCCGCTTCCGCACCACACCTGTGCCGCCCGACATCCTTGCAAGGAGTCTTGCGGCCTTTGCCAGCGCCCCCTCGGTCGGGTTGTCCGAACCCTGGCGCATCCTGCAGATCGAAAGCCAGATCGCCCGGCAGGCTTGCCACGCCAACTTCCGTGACAGCAATGCCGTGGCCCTTGACGGTCAATCCGGCGAAAAGGCGCGGCTTTACAGCCAGCTGAAGCTGTCCGGCATGGCCGAAGCGCCCGTGCATCTTGCCGTCTTCTGCGATGACGGCACGGCCAAGGGAGCTGGCCTTGGCGCCGCGACGATGCCCGAAACCCGGGCCTATTCCGTTGTCGGGGCGATAACCCTGTTCTGGCTGGCGCTGCGGTCCGAAGGGCTTGGCCTTGGCTGGGTGTCGATCCTTGACCCCGACCGTCTTGCGCGCGACCTTGCGGTGCCGGAAGACTGGCGGTTCATCGGCTATCTCTGCATCGGCTGGCCGGAAGAGGAGGACACTGTGCCCGAACTTGAACGCTCTGGCTGGGAAAGCCGCGCGGCCACCTTGCATCTGGAAACACGTTGA
- a CDS encoding GNAT family N-acetyltransferase: MIQRPQHIAYPSAPVLSTARLVLRMPRFDDFAHRLAFYASDRSVWEGGPFTPDQAWRIFASEVGQWPLMGFGPFSVDLDGTYVGEVGIYQPQGYPEPELGWFVVDGAEGKGIASEAAQAVMVWARGAFGWDHIDNYIDPGNARSIALGLRLGGVIVDAPGVDPTDVVIRHDLRAAA; the protein is encoded by the coding sequence ATGATCCAACGCCCGCAGCATATTGCGTATCCCAGCGCGCCGGTCCTTTCGACCGCGCGTCTGGTGCTGCGCATGCCGCGGTTTGACGATTTTGCCCACCGGCTTGCCTTCTACGCTTCCGACCGCTCTGTCTGGGAAGGCGGGCCCTTCACCCCCGATCAGGCGTGGCGCATCTTCGCGTCCGAGGTCGGGCAATGGCCGCTGATGGGCTTTGGCCCGTTCTCGGTCGACCTTGACGGTACCTATGTGGGCGAGGTGGGCATCTACCAGCCGCAAGGCTACCCCGAACCGGAACTTGGCTGGTTCGTCGTGGATGGTGCTGAAGGCAAGGGCATCGCCAGCGAAGCCGCGCAGGCGGTGATGGTCTGGGCAAGGGGTGCCTTCGGCTGGGACCACATCGACAACTACATCGACCCCGGCAATGCCCGGTCCATCGCCCTTGGCCTGCGGCTAGGCGGCGTGATCGTCGATGCGCCGGGAGTCGACCCGACCGATGTGGTCATCCGCCACGATCTGAGGGCCGCCGCATGA
- a CDS encoding GNAT family N-acetyltransferase, producing MIDTARLTLRPPLADDWPAYRDYRLTPRSTSPMSQGEAWTHFAAFFGHWSLRGFGRFIATLQGRPIGHFGPFFPEGHPERELTWTLWDARLEGQGYAFEAAMAARDHAFRTLGWTTAVSYIDPSNARSQALAARLGAARDPLGTNPYGDDTQVWRHGQGVLA from the coding sequence ATGATCGACACCGCCCGCCTGACCCTGCGCCCGCCGCTGGCCGACGATTGGCCCGCCTACCGCGACTATCGGCTGACCCCGCGCAGCACCAGCCCGATGTCCCAAGGCGAGGCCTGGACCCATTTCGCCGCCTTCTTCGGCCATTGGTCCCTGCGCGGCTTTGGCCGCTTCATCGCCACGTTGCAAGGCCGCCCCATCGGCCATTTCGGCCCGTTCTTCCCCGAAGGTCACCCGGAACGGGAACTGACCTGGACGCTGTGGGATGCCAGGCTTGAAGGCCAGGGCTATGCGTTCGAGGCGGCCATGGCCGCGCGCGACCATGCCTTTCGGACGCTCGGCTGGACCACGGCCGTCAGCTACATCGACCCGAGTAATGCCCGCTCGCAGGCGCTTGCAGCAAGGCTTGGCGCAGCACGCGATCCGCTGGGGACAAATCCCTATGGCGACGACACACAAGTCTGGCGTCACGGGCAGGGGGTGTTGGCATGA
- a CDS encoding GNAT family N-acetyltransferase, whose amino-acid sequence MTYAMPLPIPSLMTDRLILRAPREADFPKMLAFNDSPRSAFVGGPLERRWVWRGLLANIGHWALRGYGFYSVDTKAGDFIGRIGVIFHDGWPEPELAWHLYDGFEGHGYGREAALAARADYHARVSSQPLISMIDVANTRSEALAVRLGAAREVTKTDPEGDYHIYRHPAPEARA is encoded by the coding sequence ATGACCTATGCCATGCCCCTGCCGATCCCTTCCCTGATGACGGATCGCCTGATCCTGCGCGCACCGCGCGAGGCCGACTTTCCAAAGATGCTCGCTTTCAACGACAGCCCGCGTTCGGCCTTTGTTGGCGGCCCATTGGAACGTCGCTGGGTCTGGCGGGGGCTTCTGGCCAACATCGGCCACTGGGCCCTGCGCGGCTATGGGTTCTATTCGGTGGATACCAAGGCAGGCGATTTCATCGGCCGCATTGGCGTGATCTTCCACGATGGTTGGCCAGAACCGGAACTTGCCTGGCACCTTTACGATGGCTTTGAAGGCCATGGCTACGGGCGTGAGGCGGCGCTGGCGGCCCGTGCCGACTATCACGCGCGCGTTTCGTCCCAGCCGCTGATCAGCATGATCGACGTGGCCAACACCCGGTCCGAAGCGCTGGCCGTTCGGCTTGGCGCGGCGCGCGAGGTGACAAAAACCGACCCCGAGGGCGACTACCACATCTACCGCCACCCGGCACCGGAGGCGCGCGCATGA
- the ffh gene encoding signal recognition particle protein — MFESLSERLGGVFDRLTKAGALSEADVITALREVRVALLEADVSLPVARDFIKRVQDKATGAAVTKSITPGQMVVKIVHDELIRVLAGDGEPDALKIDNPPATILMVGLQGSGKTTTTAKLAKRLKERNGKRVLLASLDTNRPAAMEQLAILGTQIGVDSLPIVKGETAVQIAKRAKTQANLGGYDVVFLDTAGRLHIDEVLMDEIQAVRDIAQPRETLLVVDGLTGQDAVNVATEFDGKVGISGVVLTRMDGDGRGGAALSMRAVTGKPIRFVGMGEKMDAIETFEADRVAGRILGMGDIVALVEKAQETFEAEQAERMAKRFAKGLFNMNDLRMQLEQMMKMGGMQGLMGMMPGMGKMQAQAAEAGLNDKMLTHQIALINSMTKKERANPDLLAASRKKRIAAGAGLDVADVNRLLKQHRQMADMMKKMGKGGMMKQALKSMMGKGGMPDPSKMTPEQLAEAAKGMQQGMGGMGGMGGLPRGMTLPAGLSGLMRKK, encoded by the coding sequence ATGTTCGAAAGCCTGTCAGAACGCCTTGGTGGCGTATTCGACCGCCTGACCAAGGCCGGCGCGCTGTCTGAAGCTGACGTCATCACCGCGCTGCGCGAAGTCCGCGTGGCGCTGCTGGAGGCGGACGTTTCCCTTCCCGTCGCGCGCGATTTCATCAAGCGGGTGCAGGACAAGGCCACCGGCGCTGCCGTCACGAAGTCGATCACCCCCGGCCAGATGGTCGTCAAGATCGTCCATGACGAGTTGATCCGCGTGCTTGCCGGCGATGGCGAGCCGGACGCGCTCAAGATCGACAACCCGCCGGCGACGATCCTGATGGTGGGTCTGCAGGGGTCGGGTAAAACCACGACCACCGCCAAACTCGCCAAGCGGCTGAAGGAACGGAACGGCAAACGGGTTCTGCTGGCGTCGCTTGACACCAACCGCCCCGCCGCGATGGAGCAGTTGGCGATCCTCGGCACCCAGATCGGCGTGGACTCTCTGCCCATCGTCAAGGGTGAGACGGCTGTGCAAATCGCCAAACGCGCCAAGACCCAGGCGAACCTTGGCGGCTATGACGTGGTGTTCCTTGACACCGCCGGGCGTCTGCACATCGACGAAGTGTTGATGGACGAAATCCAGGCCGTCCGCGACATCGCCCAACCGCGTGAGACGCTGCTGGTGGTTGATGGCCTGACCGGTCAGGACGCGGTGAACGTCGCCACGGAATTTGACGGCAAGGTCGGCATTTCCGGCGTCGTCCTGACCCGGATGGACGGCGACGGTCGCGGTGGTGCGGCACTGTCGATGCGCGCCGTCACCGGCAAGCCCATCCGCTTTGTCGGCATGGGCGAAAAGATGGACGCGATCGAGACGTTCGAGGCCGACCGCGTCGCAGGCCGCATCCTTGGCATGGGCGATATTGTTGCCCTTGTCGAAAAGGCGCAGGAAACGTTCGAGGCCGAACAGGCCGAACGCATGGCCAAGCGCTTTGCCAAGGGTCTGTTCAACATGAACGACCTGCGGATGCAGCTGGAACAGATGATGAAGATGGGCGGCATGCAGGGCCTGATGGGCATGATGCCCGGCATGGGCAAGATGCAGGCCCAGGCGGCCGAGGCGGGCCTGAACGACAAGATGCTGACGCATCAGATCGCGCTCATCAACTCGATGACCAAGAAGGAACGGGCCAATCCCGATCTCCTCGCCGCCAGCCGGAAAAAGCGGATCGCTGCGGGCGCGGGGCTGGATGTGGCCGACGTGAACCGGCTGTTGAAGCAGCATCGGCAGATGGCCGACATGATGAAGAAGATGGGCAAGGGCGGCATGATGAAACAGGCGCTCAAGTCCATGATGGGCAAGGGCGGCATGCCCGACCCGTCGAAGATGACGCCCGAACAGCTGGCCGAAGCTGCCAAGGGCATGCAGCAGGGCATGGGTGGAATGGGTGGCATGGGCGGGCTGCCGCGCGGGATGACGTTGCCTGCGGGCCTGTCGGGGCTGATGCGGAAGAAATGA
- a CDS encoding GNAT family N-acetyltransferase — protein sequence MTRPWETIIPGPAADFAAALTGQLPVLETTRLRLRAPQLTDFDAWAEVFCGPAGAHLGGPFDRDAAFTEFTATCGLWLLRGHGLWTVEAKAGGEVLGFVLIGFEPGDQAPELGYLFRPAAEGYGYATEAATALRDHAFSTLRMDRLVSYIDPANRRSQRVAERLQARRVADHDGSQVWLHRPVGLAEVSGHTETAGRRMDDVQKAAKGGA from the coding sequence ATGACGCGCCCTTGGGAGACCATCATCCCCGGCCCTGCCGCCGATTTTGCCGCTGCGCTGACCGGGCAACTCCCGGTGCTGGAAACCACCCGCCTCCGCCTGCGCGCCCCGCAGTTGACGGATTTCGACGCCTGGGCCGAGGTTTTCTGCGGCCCCGCGGGTGCTCATCTGGGCGGTCCCTTTGACCGGGACGCGGCGTTCACCGAATTCACCGCGACTTGCGGCCTTTGGCTGTTGCGCGGCCATGGTCTGTGGACCGTCGAGGCCAAGGCAGGGGGCGAGGTTCTGGGCTTTGTCCTGATCGGCTTTGAACCCGGCGATCAAGCGCCAGAGCTTGGCTACCTGTTTCGCCCGGCTGCCGAAGGCTATGGCTATGCGACCGAAGCTGCGACCGCGTTGCGCGACCACGCCTTTTCGACCCTGCGGATGGATCGGCTGGTCAGCTACATCGATCCGGCGAACCGCCGCTCACAGCGTGTTGCCGAACGGCTGCAAGCACGGCGCGTCGCCGATCATGACGGATCGCAGGTCTGGTTGCATCGACCCGTTGGTCTGGCCGAGGTCTCTGGACACACAGAAACGGCGGGGCGTCGGATGGACGACGTACAGAAGGCGGCCAAAGGAGGGGCATGA